In Acaryochloris marina S15, a single genomic region encodes these proteins:
- the rpsD gene encoding 30S ribosomal protein S4, producing the protein MSRYRGPRLRVVRRLGELPGLSRKTPRRAYPPGQHGQARKKRSEYATQLEEKQKLRFNYGLSERQLLRYVRKARRAGGSTGQTLLQLLEMRLDNTIFRLGMAPTIPAARQLVNHGHLLVNGRVVSIASYQCRPGDVIQARDRDASRKLIETHMQFPGLANIPTHLDFDKNTLTGKVNGVIEREWIALEINELLVVEYYSRKG; encoded by the coding sequence ATGTCGCGATATCGAGGCCCTCGCCTCAGAGTAGTGCGTCGTTTAGGAGAATTACCGGGTTTATCCCGTAAGACTCCTCGTCGGGCCTATCCCCCTGGGCAACATGGCCAAGCACGCAAGAAGCGTTCTGAATATGCAACCCAGCTTGAAGAAAAGCAAAAATTACGATTTAATTATGGCCTTTCTGAACGGCAGTTATTGCGTTATGTGCGCAAGGCTCGTCGTGCCGGAGGTTCTACAGGTCAAACCCTGTTGCAATTGCTGGAAATGCGCTTAGATAACACGATCTTTCGCTTAGGGATGGCACCGACTATTCCTGCGGCTAGACAGTTGGTGAATCATGGTCATTTGTTGGTGAATGGCCGGGTGGTTTCGATTGCCAGTTATCAGTGTCGTCCAGGTGATGTCATTCAGGCCCGAGATCGAGATGCTTCCCGGAAGTTGATTGAAACCCATATGCAATTCCCAGGCTTAGCCAATATCCCGACTCACCTAGACTTTGATAAAAATACTTTGACCGGTAAAGTCAATGGCGTCATTGAGCGAGAGTGGATTGCGCTAGAAATTAACGAACTACTTGTGGTGGAATATTACTCGCGGAAAGGCTAA
- the ispD gene encoding 2-C-methyl-D-erythritol 4-phosphate cytidylyltransferase gives MHLLIPAAGMGRRMGSDRNKLRLMLLGKPLLAWTLLAAESASSITWIGIVGQLDDEPTWTELLQSLQLSKPTVFIEGGKTRQESVYNGLQALPPEAEQVLIHDGARCLATPELLDRCSQSLQKYQGFVAAVPVKDTIKVVDATHQILDTPDRSQLWAAQTPQGFQVAPLKQCHEQGRQQGWEVTDDAALFEKLALPVHIVLGEETNLKVTTPADLAIAELILEKRLQKKLPN, from the coding sequence ATGCATTTACTAATTCCAGCAGCAGGCATGGGACGGCGCATGGGCAGCGATCGCAATAAGTTGCGGTTGATGTTGCTGGGTAAGCCCCTGTTAGCTTGGACACTGCTTGCTGCTGAGTCTGCCTCTTCCATTACCTGGATTGGCATTGTCGGTCAATTAGACGATGAACCGACCTGGACAGAACTTTTACAGTCCCTGCAGTTGAGTAAACCCACTGTATTTATTGAAGGCGGCAAGACTCGTCAAGAATCAGTCTATAACGGTCTCCAGGCACTCCCTCCTGAAGCAGAGCAGGTGCTCATCCACGATGGTGCCCGTTGCCTGGCCACACCAGAGTTGCTCGACCGTTGCTCTCAATCCCTCCAAAAATATCAAGGCTTTGTTGCCGCTGTCCCTGTCAAGGACACCATTAAAGTGGTGGATGCTACGCATCAAATTCTAGATACCCCTGATCGATCCCAATTGTGGGCAGCCCAAACCCCTCAAGGGTTTCAAGTGGCCCCTCTCAAACAGTGCCATGAACAAGGTCGGCAGCAAGGATGGGAAGTCACGGACGATGCAGCTTTGTTTGAGAAGTTAGCTCTCCCTGTCCATATCGTTTTGGGAGAAGAGACCAACTTAAAAGTGACTACACCAGCCGATCTTGCGATCGCAGAGCTGATCCTTGAAAAACGCCTACAAAAAAAACTCCCAAACTGA
- the rlmN gene encoding 23S rRNA (adenine(2503)-C(2))-methyltransferase RlmN, with protein MLDQLSVESIPPLLGASKAQLTDWAQTYQQPAYRGQQVHQWIYQKGVHSLSEITVLPKQWRTEIADIPVGRSQIHHRSAAQDGTVKYLLKLADGQIIETVGIPTQKRLTVCVSSQVGCPMGCDFCATGKGQYQRNLACHEIVDQVLTVQEDFQQRVGNVVFMGMGEPLLNLDQVLAAVRSLNQDVGIGQRSLTVSTVGIPKQILKLGQQQLQITLAVSLHASNQRVRTQLVPSAKHYPLEKLLKDCRTYVTQTGRRVTFEYIVLAGVNDQTEHALELADHLRGFQSHVNLIPYNPISEVDYQRPTQQQLQQFLNSLQSQHITASIRRSRGLDKDAACGQLRAAQMIDQASS; from the coding sequence ATGCTTGATCAACTTTCTGTAGAATCTATTCCACCCCTTCTAGGTGCTTCTAAAGCGCAGTTAACCGATTGGGCTCAAACCTATCAGCAGCCAGCCTACCGAGGTCAACAAGTACATCAATGGATTTACCAGAAAGGTGTACACTCCCTCAGCGAAATCACTGTTCTACCGAAACAATGGCGGACTGAAATTGCAGATATACCGGTGGGTCGATCTCAGATTCATCATCGCTCTGCAGCACAAGACGGAACCGTTAAGTATTTACTCAAACTCGCAGATGGACAGATTATTGAAACGGTTGGCATCCCCACCCAAAAACGCCTAACAGTATGTGTTTCCTCCCAAGTCGGCTGTCCTATGGGCTGCGACTTTTGTGCCACTGGCAAAGGTCAATATCAACGCAACCTCGCCTGTCATGAAATCGTTGATCAAGTCTTAACCGTCCAGGAAGATTTTCAACAGCGGGTTGGCAATGTTGTGTTTATGGGTATGGGGGAACCGCTGCTTAATCTAGACCAAGTGCTCGCAGCCGTACGATCCCTCAATCAAGATGTGGGGATTGGTCAACGATCCCTAACGGTTTCCACCGTCGGCATTCCGAAGCAAATTCTCAAACTGGGTCAGCAACAGCTTCAGATTACTTTAGCGGTGAGCTTACATGCTTCCAATCAGAGAGTTCGCACACAGCTTGTTCCAAGTGCAAAGCATTATCCCCTGGAGAAGCTTCTGAAAGATTGTCGTACTTACGTTACCCAGACCGGGCGCCGTGTCACCTTTGAGTACATCGTATTAGCAGGTGTGAACGACCAAACTGAGCATGCCCTAGAGTTAGCCGATCATTTACGAGGCTTTCAAAGCCATGTGAACTTAATCCCTTACAACCCTATCTCTGAAGTTGACTATCAACGCCCAACCCAACAGCAACTTCAACAGTTTCTGAACAGCTTACAAAGCCAACATATTACGGCCAGTATTCGACGATCCCGCGGTTTAGACAAAGATGCTGCCTGTGGTCAATTAAGGGCAGCGCAAATGATAGACCAAGCCTCGAGCTAA